One Syntrophales bacterium DNA segment encodes these proteins:
- a CDS encoding nitroreductase family protein — MDVFEAIRGRRSCRQFLPDPIPEDKIMQILDAAVRAPSPANNQPWEFVVITSPDVKRRIHDESLAVKKALYEKSGWSWIDRYRADFLLQAPVLVAVIGDPEKTGAHKFHEGTETVYQHACAAAIQNMLLAAHALGLGSLWFTLFDRAVLAEILGIGPSRLPLALICLGLPSGETLQTPRKAAADRTTFIR; from the coding sequence ATGGACGTATTTGAGGCCATCCGGGGACGCAGAAGCTGCCGCCAGTTTCTGCCGGATCCCATCCCCGAGGACAAGATCATGCAGATTCTGGATGCGGCGGTTCGGGCGCCGTCGCCGGCCAACAACCAGCCGTGGGAATTCGTCGTGATCACCAGTCCGGACGTCAAGAGAAGGATCCACGATGAATCACTGGCCGTGAAAAAGGCGCTGTACGAAAAAAGCGGCTGGTCCTGGATCGACCGGTACAGGGCCGATTTTCTGCTCCAGGCGCCGGTCCTCGTCGCGGTCATCGGCGACCCGGAAAAGACGGGAGCCCACAAGTTTCACGAGGGGACGGAAACGGTCTACCAGCATGCCTGCGCCGCGGCGATCCAGAACATGCTGCTGGCGGCGCACGCCCTTGGCCTGGGAAGCCTCTGGTTCACCCTCTTCGACCGGGCGGTCCTGGCGGAGATCCTGGGGATCGGGCCGTCCAGGCTTCCCCTGGCACTGATCTGCCTGGGGCTTCCGTCCGGGGAAACGCTTCAGACACCGCGAAAGGCGGCCGCGGACAGGACCACCTTCATCCGCTGA
- the fdhF gene encoding formate dehydrogenase subunit alpha — translation MNSFTLNGREATFTPGQSILDAARDNGVEIPTLCFLKQNAPTGACRVCLVEVAGARTLMASCSTPVTRGMEVQTDTERVHGARKLVVELLLASGHHDCLVCEANGNCRLQDLAYRYGIRELKFPRSEERYPVEDENPFIVRDFSRCILCGRCVQACNEVVVNRAISLGYRGARSKIVTGGDMPYHESECVMCGQCVQVCPVGALTEKKATGLGRPWETEKIRTTCPYCGVGCQIHLHVRDGRIVKATGVEEAEPNHGRLCVKGRFGYDFIYSKERLTTPLIREGEGFREASWDEALDLVADRLKEIIAKHGPDSVAGVSCARSLNEDSYQMQKLFRAVFKTNNIDHCARTUHAPTVAGLATAFGSGAMTNSFSHFAKAKMMFIIGSNMTEAHPVAATFVKEAVTGGAQLIVVDPRRTPLCDFAKIHAPIRVGSDVAFLNGLMHVLIQEDLYDKEYVNSCTTGFDELKEKVMEYPPERAAEISGIPADRIREIARTLASVKPAMLMYTLGITEHTCGVNNVLSCANLQMLLGNVGFECGGVNPLRGQNNVQGACDMGALPNVFPGYQRVDNPEARAKFAKAWGVEDLPAKPGLMIPRMMDGLVDGNVKAFYIFGENLANTEPDIRHVEHCLESAEFLVCQDIFPTETTRFAHVILPAAAWSENDGTFTSSERRVNRVRTVRPAPGSAMPNWWIFRELAKRFGHSWESDSAREIWDNELSALAPSMAGIKYARLEEDGLQWPVPSEESCGTTFLHHDGCFTCGLGVFSPVDWTPPAEQPDGEYPFVLSTGRRLYHYHTRTQTGRCAGLNDLLGEETADISPQDARNLGIGHGEMIRVRSRRGDVKVRANVTGQVPSGMVWMAFHFREACANWITNPAFDPITQTAEYKACAVAIEKM, via the coding sequence ATGAATTCATTCACGCTAAACGGGAGAGAGGCGACGTTTACTCCGGGCCAGTCCATCCTGGATGCAGCCCGGGATAACGGTGTCGAAATCCCAACTCTCTGCTTTCTCAAGCAAAATGCCCCCACGGGGGCCTGTCGGGTATGTCTCGTGGAGGTGGCCGGAGCCCGCACCCTCATGGCGTCCTGCTCGACACCGGTGACGCGGGGCATGGAGGTCCAGACGGACACCGAGCGTGTTCACGGCGCCAGAAAGCTGGTCGTGGAGCTCCTCCTGGCCAGCGGTCATCATGACTGCCTGGTCTGCGAGGCCAACGGAAACTGCCGGCTCCAGGATCTTGCCTATCGCTACGGGATCCGGGAACTGAAATTCCCCCGATCCGAGGAGCGGTACCCCGTGGAGGATGAGAATCCCTTCATCGTGCGTGATTTCAGCAGGTGTATCCTCTGCGGACGCTGCGTCCAGGCCTGCAACGAGGTCGTCGTCAACCGGGCGATCAGCCTCGGCTATCGCGGCGCCAGGAGCAAGATCGTCACCGGCGGGGACATGCCCTATCACGAGAGCGAGTGCGTGATGTGCGGCCAGTGCGTGCAGGTCTGCCCGGTCGGGGCGCTGACGGAGAAGAAGGCCACGGGGCTGGGCCGACCCTGGGAAACGGAGAAAATCCGCACGACCTGCCCCTACTGCGGCGTAGGCTGCCAGATTCACCTTCATGTCAGGGACGGCCGGATCGTCAAGGCGACCGGCGTGGAGGAGGCGGAGCCGAATCACGGTCGCCTCTGCGTCAAGGGTCGCTTCGGGTACGACTTCATCTACTCGAAGGAGCGGCTCACGACGCCCCTGATTCGCGAGGGAGAGGGCTTCCGAGAGGCCTCCTGGGACGAGGCGCTCGATCTCGTCGCCGACCGCCTGAAAGAGATCATCGCCAAGCACGGACCGGACAGCGTTGCCGGGGTGAGCTGCGCCCGCAGCCTCAACGAGGACTCCTACCAGATGCAGAAGCTCTTCCGGGCGGTGTTCAAGACGAACAACATAGACCACTGCGCCCGAACCTGACACGCCCCCACCGTCGCCGGTCTGGCGACTGCATTCGGTTCCGGTGCCATGACGAACTCCTTTTCCCACTTCGCCAAGGCGAAGATGATGTTCATCATCGGGTCGAACATGACGGAGGCCCATCCCGTCGCGGCGACCTTCGTCAAGGAGGCCGTCACGGGCGGCGCCCAGCTCATCGTCGTCGACCCGAGAAGAACGCCGCTGTGCGATTTCGCGAAGATCCACGCTCCGATCCGGGTCGGCTCGGACGTGGCCTTCCTCAACGGCCTGATGCACGTCCTCATCCAGGAGGATCTCTATGACAAGGAGTACGTGAACTCCTGCACCACCGGCTTCGACGAGCTGAAGGAGAAGGTGATGGAGTATCCGCCGGAGCGTGCCGCGGAGATCAGCGGGATCCCCGCCGACCGGATCCGCGAGATCGCCCGAACCCTGGCCTCCGTCAAGCCGGCCATGCTCATGTACACGCTCGGCATCACAGAGCACACCTGCGGGGTCAACAACGTCCTGTCCTGCGCGAACCTCCAGATGCTCCTCGGCAACGTCGGCTTCGAGTGCGGCGGCGTGAATCCGCTGCGGGGCCAGAACAACGTCCAGGGGGCCTGCGACATGGGCGCCCTGCCCAACGTCTTCCCCGGGTACCAGAGGGTGGACAATCCCGAGGCGCGGGCGAAGTTCGCAAAAGCCTGGGGCGTGGAGGACCTGCCCGCGAAGCCGGGCCTGATGATTCCCCGGATGATGGACGGCCTGGTGGACGGAAACGTGAAGGCCTTTTACATCTTCGGCGAGAACCTCGCCAATACGGAGCCGGACATCCGGCACGTGGAGCACTGCCTGGAATCGGCGGAGTTCCTGGTCTGCCAGGACATCTTTCCCACTGAGACGACCCGGTTCGCCCACGTGATCCTGCCGGCGGCGGCCTGGAGCGAGAACGATGGAACGTTCACGAGCAGCGAGCGCCGGGTGAACCGCGTCCGCACCGTCCGCCCTGCACCAGGGTCCGCCATGCCCAACTGGTGGATCTTCCGGGAGCTGGCCAAGCGGTTCGGCCATTCCTGGGAATCGGACAGTGCCCGGGAGATCTGGGACAACGAGCTCTCCGCGCTGGCCCCGTCCATGGCCGGCATCAAGTATGCGCGCCTGGAGGAAGACGGCCTCCAGTGGCCCGTCCCGAGCGAGGAGAGCTGCGGGACGACATTCCTTCATCATGACGGATGCTTCACCTGCGGGCTCGGCGTTTTTTCACCGGTCGACTGGACGCCCCCGGCGGAGCAGCCCGACGGCGAGTATCCCTTCGTTCTCAGCACGGGCAGGCGCCTCTACCATTACCATACGCGCACCCAGACGGGGCGCTGCGCCGGCCTGAACGACCTGCTCGGGGAGGAGACCGCCGACATCAGCCCGCAGGACGCGCGGAATCTGGGTATCGGCCACGGGGAGATGATCCGTGTCCGGTCCAGGCGCGGGGATGTGAAGGTCCGGGCGAACGTAACGGGGCAGGTGCCTTCCGGAATGGTCTGGATGGCCTTTCATTTCCGGGAAGCCTGCGCCAACTGGATCACGAATCCGGCCTTCGATCCGATTACGCAGACCGCCGAATACAAGGCCTGCGCGGTGGCAATCGAAAAAATGTAA
- a CDS encoding glycine zipper domain-containing protein, with translation MKPDRSAATVRRGWRRRFSRTGFVLAALLLVLALSACYHQAPYREASPAAPESTAAAQKTPPLTQVYFYPKEGQTEEQQSRDHYECYNWAVKQTAFDPGRSSIPIEQRIQVVPLPPPGFETIRMAIAGAVLGALIGGHRHAGGGALIGAAGGAFAGAMSEAARQEQLRQIEEAHARDRQAQNAQIREQELRFRRAMSACLEGRGYTVQ, from the coding sequence ATGAAGCCAGATCGTTCGGCAGCGACTGTCAGGAGGGGATGGAGGCGGCGGTTTTCCAGGACCGGTTTCGTGCTGGCGGCCCTTCTTTTGGTTCTCGCCCTGTCCGCCTGCTACCACCAGGCGCCATACCGCGAGGCATCACCGGCTGCTCCGGAAAGTACGGCCGCGGCCCAGAAGACGCCCCCCCTCACCCAGGTCTATTTCTATCCGAAAGAGGGCCAGACGGAGGAGCAGCAATCCCGCGACCACTACGAATGCTACAACTGGGCGGTGAAGCAGACTGCGTTCGACCCGGGACGCTCGTCCATTCCCATTGAACAGCGCATCCAGGTGGTCCCGCTGCCCCCGCCGGGATTCGAGACCATCCGCATGGCCATTGCCGGGGCGGTTCTGGGTGCCCTGATCGGCGGCCACCGGCACGCCGGCGGAGGGGCCCTGATCGGCGCGGCGGGTGGTGCCTTTGCCGGGGCGATGTCCGAAGCGGCCCGGCAGGAGCAGCTCCGGCAGATCGAGGAGGCCCATGCCCGCGATCGCCAGGCGCAAAACGCGCAGATCAGGGAACAGGAGCTCCGCTTCCGGCGCGCCATGTCCGCCTGTCTGGAAGGACGGGGCTATACGGTCCAATAG